The Aestuariirhabdus haliotis DNA window GTTTTGGAATATGGGGGAGAACTGCAGTTGTGGTTCGCGTTTGATTGTTCACCGGACGATCAAAGATGAACTTCTGAGTGTACTCAAAGCGCGCCTGGCAAGCTGGAAGGTGGGTAACCCTCAGGATCCCGATGTATCCATAGGGCCTATGGTCGAACAGGTTCATTTCGACAAGGTCTGTTCGCACCTGGAGAATGCCAAAGCCGAGGGCGCCAGGTTGGTATGGGGCGGTAGATTATTAGAAGACGGGGCAGGCATGTGCATTGAGCCCACCATCTTCGATGACGTAACACCACAAATGACGCTCTTCCAAGAAGAGGTATTTGGTCCCGTTCTGGCGGTGACCTGTTTCGATAGCGAAGAGGAAGCCATCGCCTTGGCCAACGATACCGACTATGGTTTAGCCGCTTCTCTCTATACCGCCGACGTGCGCCGCGCGCATCGGGTCTCCCGCGCCATTCGGGCGGGCACCGTATCGGTGAATTGCTTCTCCGAAGGCGACATCAGCACTCCTTTCGGGGGCTATAAGCAGTCCGGTTTTGGCGGCAGGGACAATGGCGCCGAAGCGTTCGAGCAGTACGTCGAAACCAAAACCATCTGGTACGCCAACTAGCAGACCTGGTCATAAAGCACCTTTCTGAACCCAGGTTCCGGAAGGTGCTTTATGGTCAGCAAAACGATTTCTGTCGGGTTAAAACTCTGGCTGACTTATCCCCGCTATTGCTGACGCGTTTCGTCGAGTAACAGCTGCGGCAGCAATGAGGGATAGCCCCAGCCGGCCTCGCCCACCACGACCCGTTCTCCCGTTAGGAACTCATACAAAGTGGGGGCCAGGGAACCATTGTCGACCGATTCCATCTGCTCAACAGCCTGACTCGGCTTACCCCAAAAACCGACAAAGGCGTCCTTTTCCAAATAATGCTCGCCGGCATGTCGCCCTGGCACAATGGTATTAAAGCCGATGCCTTCACCCGGAAACAGGTTGATGGTGCCGGCCCTTGATTCATCGTACAGGTGAGCCAGCTGATTCACCGAATCGGGCCTTGGCGTCAGGCGCGTCAACTGTCGCCACTGGGCCTCGCTACACCAACTATCGGGTTGGTCCAATACTGGTTGCTGCAAACAACGCTGCAGCAGATCCTCTTTCTCGAAGCTCTCCTGCGCCGTTAGCGGTGCCGCAAAGGGATTGGCCTGCTGCAACTCCAGCAAGGTACCCGCCTGCGCAACCTGCCAGGAATTAAGCGGGCGAATAAACATCGGATCTTGGGTGCTCTGTGCGTACAGCACACGGTCACCCTCGCGTTGAATGATCTCATCAACACGCTGACCATCACGATGTCCTACCAGGCGCAAAGTACAACGCTCAATGCTGCAATCCGATTCGCGCAGTACCAGATAATCGAGACTCTCCTTAAGCCGGCTCGACAGCTCCTCAACCATATCGACAGACTGAACCACTCCCTGCTTATTGCTCGGCAGGTCATAATCGATCATCTCCGAATACAGGGGCTGCACCTTCCAGCCCCTGCCAGAGTTGAAAAAGTCCATCATAAAGTTGCCCCCCGCCGTGGAGGCCACCACCACATCCGCGCCCTTAAAACTGGGAGGATTCAGCGCATTGGTAATCTTGAAGCCTTCGCCTTCATCCGAGGAGATCTTGCGAATATCCAGATCCACGTCGTAGTCTTTTTCCAGATAATCCAACGCCTGCTTTTCAGGGTTTAATGCGAAATACACCGGTGCCAGTCCGTGATCCCCCGCCATGCCCCACAGGGTATTGTCATAAATACCCGCGTTCTTGTAGGCCTGGGTGAGTTCGCTGATCCAGTAATCGAGGCGGTTAAGCTCACCGGTAGGCGCAATAATCTCATCGCTGAAGGCCCCTTTAAAATGGGCAAAATGATCGGGCCAGGGGTTATACACCAGCACATAATCGGGCATTCCCTGAGTATCCAGGGCCGCCAACTGTTGAATAGCATCCTCAATGGTTTTCTTTTTGGTCCAGCGGGTTAGCGGCGACCAGGCACTGATCTCCTGAAACGCTTGAATGTCCTCGATCAGTTGCTGGCGGGCTTGTTGCACCCGGGGTTCCACTTCGGCGCGGCGCTGAATTTCGCGCATACAGCGGCTTTCACCAAAGTCCCGCACGGCTTCTCCCAAGCCAAGATTGACCAAACCGTCGTAAGCGGTCAGGGCATTCCAGTCATACTGGGCATTGCAGTTCAGGGTTTTCAGGTAATCGAGCCGGTCGAACATGGTTTGCATACCCCGACTGGCCGCCAGTCTATCCAGCTGCAAGGCATCGTTGCCAAAGAAGTAATAGGCCCGGTCCTTATCTCGATCGACAAAATGGAAATTGGGAATCCCCGTGCCGCCGTTGCCGGCCACCGTAGCGCCGGTTTTGATGATCGGCAGATTACGCACACTGATGGTCGGCGTGGAGGAGACTCCGAAGCGGGCAATGCCTTTACTCGACTGCTGATACAGGGTTTTAAAGAACGGCAAGTAAGCCGGGTCATCCATCGCGCTTTGTTTGTCTTCAATCAGCTTGAGCAAGAAATCATGTTTAGGAACATGCTCCGGCGAAGCAACCGTTTCGTTGTCGGGACGATAGGCTTCCTTATTGCGAGCCCGATCATAGACCGCGCTCAACAAAGGTGACTTTTGCTCATCTGCCAGCGCCGCCATTAAACCTTGCTGCAAACCGTCAACGGTTATCTGCACCGCAAAACGCTTGCTGCTCTGTTGTTCCAGAAAGTGAATCAACGACTGCGGGTTATCATCAAAAGTATTTTGCATCCATTGACCGAAGGCTTCGGTGCGTGCTTCTTTACGGGCAAATTGACGATACGCCTTGAGCACATTGAGCCGGACAAAATCGATCAGGGTGATGGTGATCGCCTGAGCCTTGCTATTCACTTCCGGGCTGCCTGGATTCTGCCCCTCTTGCACAATGCCTTCCAATGCCGTTTTCATCTCGTCAGCGTCCAGCCCCTCGGCGTATCGAGACATCACATCCAGGACAATCGTCTGGATTTTTGCAATCAGTGCCAGGTCTTCTGGCGAGCGGGAGAGGTAACTGTATTGCTCGGGCAGTTTGCGCCCCAACAACCATTCGTCATTATTAAACAGCACATCGTAGACGGTAACCAGAGCGGCGATAAACTGAGAATTGAGCATCGACTGCTCGGCACCGTCGGCCGCTTCCGCATCATCAGCAACCGGATCGGCAAGGCTAAACAGCGAATGTTCCCATTGCTGTAGCTGCTCAGTGGTATAGGTTTGCAACAGATACTGACGGAAGCGGTCTTCACCGTCGAGGCCACCGTACTGGTCGTAAAACAGGTAGAGAAAATGCCCAAGCTGAATGGAATACACCGGGTTGGACAGCCGGGAGATTACCCGGGCTTTGACATCCGCCTCCAGCGGCAATGTCAGGATATAGGCATCCAGACTCATACCCGCAATGGTAAAGAGGGCAACATCCCGCCCGGTACTCACCGTTGCCTCTACGCCGCCGAAGATCTGTTCCTTAAGAATTTTGCTGGTGTTGTAGGCTGCGCCAACCACCGGCGTACTGCCAATATCCGACGATGCCGTACCCGCAAACGGCAACAAGCCACAGAGTAAACTGGCCCGCAATAACGAGCGAGCGTTTAGTATCGAGTGCATACCCCACCATCCCTAGCAATTAAATCAGGGGACAGTGTACTCGCGTGTAAGTTATCTATGAAGGCCCCTCCAATGAAGACAACGGGACTCTGGCTTTCAAGCGACCTGTCTACTCAATAGACATGGATAAATGCCCAGCACTGACAACAAGCAACTATAGGGCTAGTCTTCGAGGGCGACTATCGAGAGCCACCCGGCTGCGGCGTGAACGCGGCGGGGAACTGTCCCTCGCCAGTTGCATCTAACTCTCAGTATTTGAAAAACCAAGTGAGAACCCGGAACAGGCAGAGAATGACAGCACCCATCTACAAACGCCCGCACAAATTTGAATACGGCCCGGTCTCTCTGGGAGTCTTCAAAGCGTTGCTATGGGGCACCGCACTGGTTGGTTTTATCGCCCCTGTTTCGCTGACCTACTACGTGGCCTTTCTGCTTTTTCTGGCCTTTGGCCTGCGTCCCCTAATCGAACGTACCGGCCTCTTTGAGTATTACCAACACTTTCGCTGCACCCTTGATGAACGACTGAATCGCAAGCAACTGGCCCAGCGTGACCAGGAGATCGAGCGCAAGCGCCGGGACGACCGCTACCGCCACGCCCGCCGAAAAGATCCTCGCTTGCCGAAAAACTGGTGATCGAGTGCCCCTACCCAGAAACAACAAACCCCTCACAGTGGAGGGGTTTGTTGTTTACAGCCTGAAAGAAGCAGCGCTAGCTGGCTGTTGCCGGCCGTCGGCTAGAGCGCCGCCCGGGTTTACCCAAACCAACGGAGGTTTTCCGCGCGGCGGGCTTGGCAGCTCCATCGCCTTCTTTACGAGCAGCGGGTTTTGAGATCCGATTGCCAGTGGCTTTGGCGCCACCACCCTGACGGGATGCATTCGAGCCACCGGAACGAGTACCTTGCTGGCTTTTAGCTTGTTTCGGCGGATGGCTCTTATCTTGCTTGGGCTGATGGCTCTTGGCTTTCTTTGGTTTTTTCGGCTTCGCCGGAGACTTCAAGGGCCGGTCAGGCAGTTCCTGGCTGGGCTGGAAATTTTCCACGACCAGGCGCTCCAGCTTGCTCTGGATCAGGCGCTCGATCGAAACCAGTTCCTTCATCTCATCGACACATACCAGGGATACCGCTTTGCCGGTCGAACCGGCACGACCGGTACGGCCGATCCGGTGCACATAGTCTTCGGCGACATTGGGCAGATCAAAGTTCACCACACGGGGCAACTGCTCGATATCCAGCCCGCGAGCCGCGATATCGGTAGCAACCAGGACCTGCACCCTGCCATCCTTGAATCCAGCTAATGCACGGGTGCGAGCACCCTGACTTTTGTTGCCATGGATCGCCATCGCCTCGATGCCATCCTTGCCCAGCTTATCGGCCAGACGGTTGGCACCATGCTTGGTCCGGGTAAACACCAGCACCTGCCCCCACTGCTCGGTGCGAATCAGGTGACTGAGCAGCGCCGGTTTACGGGATTTATCCACCGGGTGCAGGCACTGTTCAACCGTCGGCGCGGTGCTGTTAGGCGGCGAGACAGAGACACTCTGGGGGTTGTTCAAAATACCGCCTGCAAGGCGCTTGATCTCATCGGAAAAGGTGGCCGAAAACAGCAGATTCTGACGCTTGGCAGGCAGCACCTTGAGAATACGGCGAATATCGTGGATAAAGCCCATATCGAGCATGCGATCGGCCTCGTCCAGCACCAGACATTCGAGGTGATCAAACTTGATCGCATTCTGGCTGTACAGATCCAGCAGACGACCCGGGGTCGCCACCAGCACATCGACCCCTTTGCGCAAGGCCATCATCTGCGGGTTGATCTTGACGCCGCCGAACACCACAGTAGAACGCAAATTCAGGTAACGCCCATACTCGCTAACACTCTCGCCCACCTGAGCCGCTAGTTCCCGGGTCGGCGTCAGAATCAGGGTTCTGACATGATTGGCCCGCGCGGGCTTGCCGTCGGCCAGGCGATGCAACAGCGGCAAAGTAAAACCGGCGGTCTTACCGGTTCCGGTTTGGGCAGCGGCCATCAGGTCGTGCCCGCTCAAAACAACAGGTATGGCCTTGGCCTGAATGGGCGAAGGAGTGGTATAGCCTTGATCAGCCACCGCCCGCAATAGCGGTTCGGCCAGGCCGAGGGAAGAAAACGTCATAAAGTGGAGTGTCCTGACGGCAGAGCGCCGCGCAATCTGAAGGTGTTTCTGAGAGCCCTGTCAGGATGATAAAACGATCTGCCTGGCTCGTGTGGCGCGCATCATAGCCGAAAGCCGGGGCGGATACGATCATTTTCTGCACGATCTTTAGCCAACTCGCTCACAGGCATCAAAACCCGGAACCACACCGCTATTCTCCGGCCCAGATTAGCTGTACTCAAAAACCGATAAGAATGACTGGCAGAGTCAATACGGACTAAACTCCTACATGCAAGTGGCTAAGGACTAAAGCACATCATGGAATCGATCGTTGAAATTGGCACTACTTACCCTATTGGCGGGCTCAAACTACTGGTCATGGCCATACTGGTACTCTATCTCGGAGAGTTTTTAACCCACAGATTCCCCTTCCTGCTCAATAACAACATTCCTGCCGCCGTGACCGGAGGCTTATTGTGCAGTTCAGCTTTAGCCTTGCTGAGTCACTTCGAGATTGCCCACCTTGATTTCGAGCTGGAGTTACGGAACTCATTACTCCTCATATTTTTCAGCACCATTGGCCTCACTGCCAAGTTCAGTGCCCTTCTGATAGGTGGACGGGCGATGATCCTGCTCATCACTGTGTGCACCCTGTTTATTCTATTCCAGAACGTGGTCGGTATCCTGATCGCCAGCCTGATCGGACAGGAGACCGTTTACGGACTCTTTGTCGGTAGTATCTCGCTGGTCGGGGGGCACGGCACCGCCATCGCCTGGGGCGAAGTTGCCACCGAAGATGGCATCCGCGGCGCCGCCGAACTGGGCGTCGCCGGAGCCACGCTGGGGTTAATTATTGGTGGATTGATCGGTGGACCGGTCGCAGGTCGGCTGATTCGAAAAAAACAGTTGAGTTATGTCGAATCTGATGCAATTGGTGCAAACCATAGCGCCCCCGCCAACCAGAATAACAGCGAGACCGAACCTGCAGCTTCCAAGTCCAATCCGATCAAACATTATGTCAGCATTCGTGACTTCCTCGGCACAGTGTTGGCCCTGGGGCTCTGCCTCGGCTTTGGCGAGGCGGTTAACCATTATCTGTTTTCCTACGAGATTCGCTTGCCGGGCTTTCTCACCGCGATGATGGTTGGCGTCGTCATCACTAACATCACATCCCCCCTGAAAAAGGATGTGGACCCCGATGCTATCAACCTGATAGGCGGCGTCTCTCTGCACCTGTTTTTGGCCATGAGCCTGATGAGCATGGACCTGTTATCGCTGGTTAATTCAGCCGGCCTGCTGCTCACAACGATGGTGGCGCAGACCATTTTGATCATATTTTTTGCCACTCATATTGTCTTCAAAATGATGGGCAGCGACTACGACGCGGCGGTCATTACCGGCGGTTTTATCGGCATGGGACTGGGCGCCACACCCGTCGCCATCGCCAACATGACCGCCATTTCACGAGAGCATGGCCCCTCTATGAAGGCTTTACTGGTAGTTCCTTTAGTGGGTGCCTTCTTCATTGATCTAGTCAACGCCGTGGTGATCGAGCTTTTCCTGCGGCTGCCCTTTATGAGTTAATAACCCATCAGTCGGTATTGACTCAAGGCCTCCCTGTTCAGCATTACCACCAAGATGGCAATCAGCAGGGCCCGCCGCTAACCGGGGAAGCACTCGCGTATGTCGCTCGAATGGATCATGATTTTCTTTGCCTCGCTGATTGCGATCGGCATTTTGCTGCACCATCCGGCGCGTACGCTCGGGCTGCCCTCGCTGCTGATCTTTATGTCTGTCGGGCTGG harbors:
- a CDS encoding DEAD/DEAH box helicase, translating into MTFSSLGLAEPLLRAVADQGYTTPSPIQAKAIPVVLSGHDLMAAAQTGTGKTAGFTLPLLHRLADGKPARANHVRTLILTPTRELAAQVGESVSEYGRYLNLRSTVVFGGVKINPQMMALRKGVDVLVATPGRLLDLYSQNAIKFDHLECLVLDEADRMLDMGFIHDIRRILKVLPAKRQNLLFSATFSDEIKRLAGGILNNPQSVSVSPPNSTAPTVEQCLHPVDKSRKPALLSHLIRTEQWGQVLVFTRTKHGANRLADKLGKDGIEAMAIHGNKSQGARTRALAGFKDGRVQVLVATDIAARGLDIEQLPRVVNFDLPNVAEDYVHRIGRTGRAGSTGKAVSLVCVDEMKELVSIERLIQSKLERLVVENFQPSQELPDRPLKSPAKPKKPKKAKSHQPKQDKSHPPKQAKSQQGTRSGGSNASRQGGGAKATGNRISKPAARKEGDGAAKPAARKTSVGLGKPGRRSSRRPATAS
- a CDS encoding alkaline phosphatase family protein, giving the protein MHSILNARSLLRASLLCGLLPFAGTASSDIGSTPVVGAAYNTSKILKEQIFGGVEATVSTGRDVALFTIAGMSLDAYILTLPLEADVKARVISRLSNPVYSIQLGHFLYLFYDQYGGLDGEDRFRQYLLQTYTTEQLQQWEHSLFSLADPVADDAEAADGAEQSMLNSQFIAALVTVYDVLFNNDEWLLGRKLPEQYSYLSRSPEDLALIAKIQTIVLDVMSRYAEGLDADEMKTALEGIVQEGQNPGSPEVNSKAQAITITLIDFVRLNVLKAYRQFARKEARTEAFGQWMQNTFDDNPQSLIHFLEQQSSKRFAVQITVDGLQQGLMAALADEQKSPLLSAVYDRARNKEAYRPDNETVASPEHVPKHDFLLKLIEDKQSAMDDPAYLPFFKTLYQQSSKGIARFGVSSTPTISVRNLPIIKTGATVAGNGGTGIPNFHFVDRDKDRAYYFFGNDALQLDRLAASRGMQTMFDRLDYLKTLNCNAQYDWNALTAYDGLVNLGLGEAVRDFGESRCMREIQRRAEVEPRVQQARQQLIEDIQAFQEISAWSPLTRWTKKKTIEDAIQQLAALDTQGMPDYVLVYNPWPDHFAHFKGAFSDEIIAPTGELNRLDYWISELTQAYKNAGIYDNTLWGMAGDHGLAPVYFALNPEKQALDYLEKDYDVDLDIRKISSDEGEGFKITNALNPPSFKGADVVVASTAGGNFMMDFFNSGRGWKVQPLYSEMIDYDLPSNKQGVVQSVDMVEELSSRLKESLDYLVLRESDCSIERCTLRLVGHRDGQRVDEIIQREGDRVLYAQSTQDPMFIRPLNSWQVAQAGTLLELQQANPFAAPLTAQESFEKEDLLQRCLQQPVLDQPDSWCSEAQWRQLTRLTPRPDSVNQLAHLYDESRAGTINLFPGEGIGFNTIVPGRHAGEHYLEKDAFVGFWGKPSQAVEQMESVDNGSLAPTLYEFLTGERVVVGEAGWGYPSLLPQLLLDETRQQ
- the gltS gene encoding sodium/glutamate symporter, translated to MESIVEIGTTYPIGGLKLLVMAILVLYLGEFLTHRFPFLLNNNIPAAVTGGLLCSSALALLSHFEIAHLDFELELRNSLLLIFFSTIGLTAKFSALLIGGRAMILLITVCTLFILFQNVVGILIASLIGQETVYGLFVGSISLVGGHGTAIAWGEVATEDGIRGAAELGVAGATLGLIIGGLIGGPVAGRLIRKKQLSYVESDAIGANHSAPANQNNSETEPAASKSNPIKHYVSIRDFLGTVLALGLCLGFGEAVNHYLFSYEIRLPGFLTAMMVGVVITNITSPLKKDVDPDAINLIGGVSLHLFLAMSLMSMDLLSLVNSAGLLLTTMVAQTILIIFFATHIVFKMMGSDYDAAVITGGFIGMGLGATPVAIANMTAISREHGPSMKALLVVPLVGAFFIDLVNAVVIELFLRLPFMS